In bacterium, the genomic stretch ACATCCACCCCGGGCTGCTGCCGGCGTTTCCGGGGGTCGAGGTGCAGTGGGACGCCGTGGCCTACGGCGTGAAGATCGCGGGCGCTACTGTCCACTTCGCCGACCCCGAGTTTGACAGCGGCCCCATCGTCATCCAGGCGGCCGTGCCCGTCCGCGATGGCGACGACGGGGCGGCACTCGCCGCGCGCATTCTCGAGCAGGAGCACCGCATCTACCCGCAGGCCATCCGCTGGTTCGCCCAGGGACGGCTGCAGGTCCAGGGGCGCATCGTGCGACTGCTGGGGCCGTATGCTGAGCTCGCACCCGAGACGCCCGGAGTCATTATCTCCCCGCCGCTGGAAGCGGGGTTCTGAGGGCCTGCACGCCGCCGGTACGCCCGACACTCCTGTCGGGCGATGAGCGGCGGGGTACAGGCCCCCGCCCTCCAAGGCTCCCTACTCCCCGTCCTCGGTGTCCTTCGGCTGCCCGTTGCGAACCGCCCCCACGGTGTCGGCCATCGCCGACATGCTCCGCTGCAGGCGAGTGAAGCACTCCTGTAGGTTCTCCTGCGAAGCCAGGACATTGCCGATCGCCTCGGCCACCGGGTCGGGCAGGGCGGCGTGCTCCAGGTCCACGTCCGGCCGCGGCTTCTTCTCGTCCACGACTTTGCCGGGTATCCCCACGACGGTCGCGCCGGGGGGCACCTCCTTGATGACGACCGATCCCGCCCCGATCTTGGCGTGCTCCCCCACCTCGAACGCGCCGAGCAGCTTTGCCCCGGCGCCGATGACCACGTTGTTCCGAATGGTCGGGTGCCGCTTCTTCTTCTCCAGCGATGTCCCGCCGAGCGTCACCTGGTGGTACATCAGCACATCTTCGCCGATTTCGGCCGTCTCACCGATCACGACGCCCATGCCATGGTCTATGAAGAACCGCCGGCCGATGGTGGCGCCGGGGTGGATCTCGATCCCCGTCCGGCCCCGGCCCCAATGCGACACCAGGCGTCCGGCCAGCTTGAGCCCGTGGCGCCACAGCCAGTTGGCGACGCGGTGGTACCAGATAGCGTGTAGCCCCGGGTAGCACAGCAGCACCTCCAGGGTGCTGCGTGCCGCCGGGTCCTTGGCGAATACGGTACGAATGTCCTCTCGGATGCGAGCAAACATGGGACCCTCCACCCTCACTATGTGCTGGTCTTGAACAGGTCTGTGCTCAGATACCGCTCCCCGCTGTCGCACAGGATGGTGACGATCAGCTGGCCTTCGCTCTCCGGCCGGGCCGCCACCTGCAGGGCGGCGTGGACGTTCGCCCCGGCGGAGATGCCCACCAGGAGGCCCTCCTCGCACGCCAGCCGGCGGGCCATGGCATAGGCGTCATCACCCGTCACCTGGATGATCTCATCTATCAACTCCGTCTGCAGCACCCCCGGCACGAAGCCCGCACCGATCCCCTGGATGCGGTGCGGGCCGGGCCTGCCCCCGGATAGCACGGGTGAGTCGGACGGCTCCACGGCGATGGCCCGGAAGGCGGGCTTGCGCGCCTTGAGCGCCTCCGCGATGCCGGTCAACGTGCCGCCGCTGCCCACCCCTGCTACAAGGGCGTCAGCCTCCCCGTCGGTGTCGCGCCAGATCTCCTCAGCGGTGGTCCGGCGGTGTGCCTCCGGGTTGGCCGGGTTGTCGAACTGCATCGGGATGAAGGCGTCGCCGATCTCCTCCGCCAGTGACTTGGCCCTCGCGATGGACCCCGGCATCCCCTCGGCCCCCGGCGTCAATACGACCTGGGCCCCGAGCGCCGCCACCAACTGCCGCCGCTCCACCGACATCGTGTCGGGCATGGTCAGGATCAGCCGGTAGCCGCGGGCGGCGCACACGAACGCCAGGGCGATGCCCGTGTTGCCGCTGGTCGGCTCGATGATCGTCGTGCCCGGACCCAGCTTCCCGTCCCGCTCCGCGGCGTCAATCATGCTCAGGCCGATCCGGTCCTTCACACTGGACAGCGGGTTGAGGAACTCCGCCTTGCCCAGCACCTGCCCGGGCAGGCCTTGCCCCACTTTGCCCAGCCGGATGAGTGGCGTGTTGCCGATGGCCTCGGTGATGTTGTCCAGAATTCTCATGTTCGGCACGTTCCTCTCTCCTCACACGGATGCTGCTGGCTGACCAGGTCGGCCAGCGTGTGGTCCGCCAGCACCTGGCTCACCGCCTGCGACACCTCGTGCCACACGTCGCGCGTGACGCAGGCCGCCTCGTGCGGACAGACGGCGGTGGGCTGGAGGCACTCCACCGGGTCCGGCGGCCCCTCCAGCACCTCGAACACGTCCAACAGGCGGATCTCGTGGGGCGGGCGCACCAGCGCATACCCCCCGCCCGCGCCGCGCACGGCTCTGACGAGCCCCGCGGCCTTGAGTGCCACGAACAGTCGCTCCAGGTACTTGACCGGCAGGTACTGCTCGCCGGCGATCGCCCGCAGGCTCAGCGGGCCGTCGCCGTACGCCGCCGCCAGGGCGCTCAGTGCCCGTAGTCCGTACCGTGTTCGCTTGGAGACCCTCATCATGGCCCTATTTCCTACCTGTGTGGTATGATTTACACGATATTCTCGCCCAAGTCAAGTGGGAATGTTGCCTATGTGCCCGGGCAGGTCTGCGAGACCCGCAGCGAGAAGCGCTCGCCATGGTCAAGCACACACCGATCAATGCCGCAGACTTCCCGCACCTCCAGGCCGCCCTCGATGCACTCCCCGAAGATGGCGGTGCGATCTACGTGCCCGCCGGCGAATACCATGTGGCCGAGCCGCTGCACAGGGCTCTCGCCGAGAGGCAGCACCTGTTCCTGTACGGGGATGGGCGGGCGACCGTGCTGGTGAATGACAACCGGGAGGGGCAGGAACTGCTGCACCTCACCGGAGTGGTGGGCAGTTGGTGGCCGGACCTGAAGATCACCGTCCGCGACCTGACCCTCGTAGGTAGCCCTGCCGGCGGTGATGCGCTGGTCGTGGATTACCCCAACGACGCCCTCGTGGACGCCTGTTTCTTCTTCGGCCACGGCGGCACGGCGGTGCGGCTGGGGCCGCAGGGCACCAATGTCACCGTGCGCGATTGCTGGATGCGCGACTGCAGGCGCGTCCTGCGCGCGGACAACATCCACCACCTGAGCTTCCACGGCAACCAGACGCGGCGGGCCGAGGGGGGCCAGGAGCAGGCGGAGCACATCTTCCTCGGCTGGGAGTGCCGCGAGGTGCGCAT encodes the following:
- a CDS encoding right-handed parallel beta-helix repeat-containing protein, yielding MVKHTPINAADFPHLQAALDALPEDGGAIYVPAGEYHVAEPLHRALAERQHLFLYGDGRATVLVNDNREGQELLHLTGVVGSWWPDLKITVRDLTLVGSPAGGDALVVDYPNDALVDACFFFGHGGTAVRLGPQGTNVTVRDCWMRDCRRVLRADNIHHLSFHGNQTRRAEGGQEQAEHIFLGWECREVRIVSNHLAYGHAQAIILDGTAQHVIANNTIEGFPIAIEARGKGETNPRDHCRDIVIAGNYLHADTGVLLRGQCRGFAITGNTFINNPVAAVKVEDGAQGGAHAITGNVIRKSVYDGEYVKTASPLQGGIDLGEATNCAVTGNVLDGVTT
- the purN gene encoding phosphoribosylglycinamide formyltransferase, with translation MASGGGTDLQSIIDACEAGRVPATVAVVLSNKADAYALERARRHGIPALHLPVGKTGTPAWEDADARHVEILREHGVQLVCMAGYMRKIGPRLLKALPGAIMNIHPGLLPAFPGVEVQWDAVAYGVKIAGATVHFADPEFDSGPIVIQAAVPVRDGDDGAALAARILEQEHRIYPQAIRWFAQGRLQVQGRIVRLLGPYAELAPETPGVIISPPLEAGF
- a CDS encoding Rrf2 family transcriptional regulator; translation: MMRVSKRTRYGLRALSALAAAYGDGPLSLRAIAGEQYLPVKYLERLFVALKAAGLVRAVRGAGGGYALVRPPHEIRLLDVFEVLEGPPDPVECLQPTAVCPHEAACVTRDVWHEVSQAVSQVLADHTLADLVSQQHPCEERGTCRT
- the cysE gene encoding serine O-acetyltransferase; translation: MFARIREDIRTVFAKDPAARSTLEVLLCYPGLHAIWYHRVANWLWRHGLKLAGRLVSHWGRGRTGIEIHPGATIGRRFFIDHGMGVVIGETAEIGEDVLMYHQVTLGGTSLEKKKRHPTIRNNVVIGAGAKLLGAFEVGEHAKIGAGSVVIKEVPPGATVVGIPGKVVDEKKPRPDVDLEHAALPDPVAEAIGNVLASQENLQECFTRLQRSMSAMADTVGAVRNGQPKDTEDGE
- the cysK gene encoding cysteine synthase A, producing MRILDNITEAIGNTPLIRLGKVGQGLPGQVLGKAEFLNPLSSVKDRIGLSMIDAAERDGKLGPGTTIIEPTSGNTGIALAFVCAARGYRLILTMPDTMSVERRQLVAALGAQVVLTPGAEGMPGSIARAKSLAEEIGDAFIPMQFDNPANPEAHRRTTAEEIWRDTDGEADALVAGVGSGGTLTGIAEALKARKPAFRAIAVEPSDSPVLSGGRPGPHRIQGIGAGFVPGVLQTELIDEIIQVTGDDAYAMARRLACEEGLLVGISAGANVHAALQVAARPESEGQLIVTILCDSGERYLSTDLFKTST